A stretch of Sulfurimonas autotrophica DSM 16294 DNA encodes these proteins:
- a CDS encoding ketopantoate reductase family protein, translating to MKIAIVGLGGVGGYLAASFTKSGLDVVGFARGAHLKAIKKTGIRIIEDETEWSTPLHVKNLDEAEGYFDVVMFCTKSYDLPDACKALQNHIDANSILLSFSNGVNNGDMLREFCDAKVLDACIYILAHIESPGVIRKKGKVFAALFGPQSEAAQTVAELFEKVSLRYKIPQNIKEALYKKYIFIAAFATLTAYYNTSIGAVYEKHYDEAKKLLTEIAEFAKETQDIDIFDEVQKSLDTAAKVPYDSSTSMYLDFKNGKKTELENLSGYVQKPFMQKLYNELKKRA from the coding sequence ATGAAAATTGCAATAGTAGGTTTAGGCGGTGTCGGCGGATATTTGGCGGCATCATTTACAAAAAGTGGTTTGGATGTAGTGGGTTTTGCACGGGGGGCGCACTTGAAAGCTATAAAAAAGACAGGTATCAGAATTATAGAAGATGAAACAGAGTGGAGTACGCCTTTACATGTAAAGAACCTGGATGAAGCAGAGGGCTATTTTGACGTGGTTATGTTTTGTACGAAAAGTTATGATTTACCAGATGCATGCAAGGCATTGCAAAATCATATAGATGCAAACTCAATTTTGCTCTCTTTTTCAAACGGCGTGAACAATGGTGATATGCTGCGAGAATTCTGTGACGCTAAAGTTTTGGATGCCTGCATTTATATACTTGCACATATTGAGTCTCCCGGAGTTATTCGTAAAAAGGGAAAAGTTTTTGCCGCACTGTTTGGTCCGCAAAGTGAAGCTGCCCAGACAGTTGCAGAGCTGTTTGAAAAAGTATCTTTGCGCTACAAAATACCTCAAAATATCAAAGAGGCGCTTTATAAAAAGTATATATTTATTGCAGCTTTTGCGACACTTACAGCCTACTACAATACAAGCATAGGTGCTGTATATGAAAAACATTATGATGAGGCAAAAAAACTTTTAACGGAGATTGCAGAGTTTGCAAAAGAAACACAGGACATAGATATATTTGATGAGGTGCAAAAGTCTTTAGATACAGCAGCCAAAGTACCATATGACTCTTCTACGTCGATGTATCTTGATTTTAAAAACGGTAAAAAAACTGAGCTTGAAAATTTAAGTGGATATGTTCAAAAGCCTTTTATGCAAAAACTCTATAATGAGCTAAAAAAGAGAGCATAA
- the msrA gene encoding peptide-methionine (S)-S-oxide reductase MsrA — translation MKKERIVLGGGCFWCIEAVYRNVKGVISAVSGYAGGARANPSYENVCSGATGHAEIVDITYDVDVITLSEILDIFFEIHNPTTLNAQGADKGTQYRSVIYYADEEQKKVIEDSIAKHQQKFSDKIVTEVSPLPEVYPAEHYHQNYYNLNSSQGYCQVVIAPKLQKFMTKFPDKLA, via the coding sequence ATGAAAAAAGAGAGAATTGTATTGGGCGGCGGGTGTTTTTGGTGTATAGAAGCGGTATATAGAAATGTCAAAGGCGTAATTTCTGCTGTGAGCGGATATGCCGGTGGTGCCAGAGCAAATCCTTCATATGAAAATGTCTGCTCAGGAGCAACAGGACATGCCGAAATTGTAGATATTACTTATGATGTTGATGTTATCACTCTGAGTGAGATTTTAGATATATTTTTTGAAATTCATAATCCGACAACGCTCAATGCTCAGGGAGCAGACAAAGGAACGCAGTACCGTTCTGTAATTTATTACGCCGATGAAGAACAAAAGAAAGTTATTGAAGACTCCATAGCAAAACATCAGCAGAAATTCTCGGACAAAATAGTGACTGAAGTAAGTCCATTGCCTGAAGTCTATCCGGCAGAGCATTATCATCAAAATTATTATAATCTTAACTCTTCTCAAGGCTATTGCCAGGTTGTCATCGCTCCAAAACTGCAAAAATTTATGACAAAGTTTCCTGATAAATTAGCATAA
- a CDS encoding NAD(P)-binding domain-containing protein produces MEKIYNLAIVGAGPAGLAAAVESYLQDIDDIVVLEKNVNHNSTIRKYYKDNKRVDLEWKGQKVELNGRIVFVDGTKESTLDLFDELIENHNIELKIQVEVTSIEKEDDYFNIHMAGSTIMAKRVVVTIGRMGKPNKPSYKIPPSIRKKVNYTLDECQDGEKVLIVGGGDSAVEYAVDLVGRNEVAICYRRETFRRANPLNQRNIANAIAHNEVRPILGVNIDGLEDDNGRVKVLFTEIEPETFDRVIYAIGGTTPSAFLASSGIEEEDGKPKYDEHYETNIKGLFVAGDITQESGGSIALGLNQGYEIACYIKGGCKNCKD; encoded by the coding sequence ATGGAAAAAATTTATAATTTAGCTATTGTAGGTGCTGGACCTGCGGGATTAGCTGCTGCAGTTGAGAGTTATCTGCAGGATATAGATGATATTGTAGTTTTGGAAAAAAATGTGAATCATAATTCCACGATACGTAAATATTATAAAGACAATAAGCGTGTTGATCTTGAATGGAAAGGGCAAAAAGTTGAACTTAACGGTCGTATAGTTTTTGTAGACGGGACAAAAGAGTCAACATTAGACCTTTTTGATGAACTGATAGAAAATCATAATATTGAGTTAAAAATACAGGTTGAAGTCACTTCTATAGAAAAAGAGGATGATTATTTTAATATTCATATGGCTGGCAGCACTATTATGGCAAAGAGAGTTGTTGTTACTATAGGACGTATGGGCAAACCGAATAAGCCAAGTTATAAAATCCCTCCAAGTATCAGAAAAAAAGTAAATTATACCCTTGATGAATGTCAGGATGGTGAAAAGGTCCTTATTGTGGGCGGTGGAGACAGTGCTGTAGAATATGCTGTGGATTTAGTCGGCAGAAATGAAGTCGCAATTTGCTACAGAAGGGAAACATTTCGCCGTGCAAATCCTTTAAATCAAAGAAATATTGCCAATGCAATAGCTCATAATGAAGTACGACCGATTTTAGGTGTAAATATTGACGGTCTTGAAGATGATAATGGTAGAGTGAAAGTTCTTTTTACTGAGATTGAACCGGAAACATTTGATAGAGTGATTTATGCTATCGGCGGAACAACACCAAGTGCATTTTTAGCAAGCTCAGGTATAGAAGAAGAGGATGGAAAACCCAAATATGATGAGCATTACGAGACAAATATCAAAGGTCTTTTTGTAGCTGGAGATATAACACAAGAGAGCGGCGGAAGCATAGCGCTTGGACTGAACCAGGGCTATGAAATTGCCTGTTATATAAAAGGCGGATGTAAAAACTGTAAGGATTAG
- a CDS encoding AMMECR1 domain-containing protein, whose amino-acid sequence MSRSVLLQLSRDSIQEVLQAQNSIDKKSLLGEHPLLHQVVKTTTNLYLNDELRGSYESDKNLSLADAVIIGAKKAAFEDPAFVPLSTSEYLHCEIELILDTPEGIISEKDPAILSETKT is encoded by the coding sequence ATGAGTCGTTCTGTTTTACTGCAACTCTCTCGCGATTCCATACAAGAAGTACTTCAAGCACAAAACAGCATTGACAAAAAATCTCTTTTAGGCGAACACCCTTTGCTGCATCAAGTTGTAAAAACAACTACAAATCTTTACTTAAATGATGAACTTCGCGGTTCTTATGAAAGTGACAAAAATCTCTCTTTGGCTGATGCTGTAATAATCGGAGCAAAAAAAGCCGCCTTTGAAGACCCTGCTTTTGTGCCCCTCTCCACTTCAGAATATCTTCATTGCGAGATTGAACTCATCCTTGATACCCCAGAAGGTATTATAAGTGAAAAAGACCCTGCGATTTTATCCGAGACAAAGACCTAA
- a CDS encoding cation:proton antiporter, whose protein sequence is MSDNTVLIITISLIIIFSPFIARFLRLPTTPIEIILGSLLGYVGFLHDEHLFDLVAEFGFLYLMFIAGTEINLKNVLKTPSSIMKKAVVYLVLLYAFSIAFSMQFDLGKIFMVLLPLISVGLVASLSKEYGKTPWLTLSMTVGGIGEVVSIVILTITSAALKSGFGLGLFQTIMALLAFLLFMFILFRSMQLIFWWFPKVAIALMPHNDNKEQDIRLSMGIFFLLIGAMLFLHLELAFGAFLAGIFIPTFFEHKHQLPEKLASFGFGFLIPIFFIHIGSSFNLDALLINGLIKEAVIITVVMILMRLFASLVFVKELGFVDTILFGLSHSMPLTLLIAMATLAYTANSIDKFHYYAFILAALFQVISVMIVIKLVNIYKSRKSLNSQKL, encoded by the coding sequence ATGAGTGACAATACAGTATTAATCATTACAATATCACTCATTATTATATTTTCCCCTTTTATTGCCAGATTTTTACGCCTGCCTACTACGCCTATAGAGATTATACTAGGCTCTCTGCTGGGATATGTCGGTTTTTTACATGATGAGCATCTTTTTGATTTGGTGGCTGAATTTGGCTTTTTGTACCTTATGTTTATTGCCGGAACAGAAATCAACTTAAAAAATGTCCTCAAAACACCTAGCAGTATTATGAAAAAAGCTGTTGTATACCTTGTGCTGTTATATGCCTTTTCTATCGCCTTTTCTATGCAGTTTGATTTGGGAAAAATCTTTATGGTTTTATTACCGCTTATCTCTGTCGGACTGGTTGCATCTTTGTCAAAAGAGTATGGAAAAACTCCCTGGCTCACTCTTTCAATGACAGTCGGCGGGATAGGTGAAGTTGTGAGTATCGTGATTCTTACCATTACTTCTGCAGCCTTAAAATCCGGTTTTGGTTTAGGGCTTTTTCAAACGATTATGGCACTTTTGGCATTTTTACTCTTTATGTTCATCCTGTTTCGCTCAATGCAGCTTATATTTTGGTGGTTTCCTAAAGTTGCCATAGCGCTGATGCCGCACAATGACAACAAAGAGCAAGACATTCGTCTCTCAATGGGTATATTTTTTCTGCTCATAGGTGCCATGCTCTTTTTACATCTTGAACTTGCTTTTGGCGCATTTTTAGCAGGTATATTTATTCCGACTTTTTTTGAGCATAAACACCAGCTGCCTGAGAAACTTGCATCTTTTGGCTTTGGGTTTTTAATACCTATCTTTTTCATTCATATCGGAAGTTCTTTTAATCTTGATGCTCTTTTAATAAACGGGCTTATAAAAGAAGCGGTTATTATTACCGTAGTTATGATTTTGATGCGTCTTTTTGCTTCTTTGGTCTTTGTAAAAGAGCTGGGGTTTGTTGACACTATTTTATTCGGGCTTTCCCACTCTATGCCGTTGACACTTCTTATTGCGATGGCAACCCTTGCGTATACAGCCAACTCTATAGATAAGTTTCACTACTATGCCTTTATTTTGGCGGCTCTGTTTCAGGTGATAAGTGTTATGATTGTTATAAAATTAGTAAATATCTACAAATCTAGAAAGTCCTTAAATTCTCAAAAACTTTAG
- a CDS encoding biotin synthase, with translation MSEKIFLCSICNINSGTCKEDCKFCSQSVRYKADIERYKQKPMDIICQEAVQARDNGALGFCLVTADKGLTDKTLAFVCNVAKEVQKVAPQLRLIACNGTASVEQLLVLKEAGIKAYNHNLETSEAFYPQICTTHPWSERYETCQNVNEAGLVLISGGIFGLGESQEDRISMLSSLKSLNPTSVPINFYHHNVALELEPNPLTTDEALALIRLTKKTLCDADRIMVAGGRELMFGSRQAEIFENGTNSIVIGNYLTTKGRVMSQDLEMLKALGLDVAKRV, from the coding sequence GTGAGTGAAAAAATATTTTTATGTTCCATTTGTAACATAAACAGCGGTACATGTAAGGAAGACTGCAAGTTTTGTTCGCAGAGCGTACGCTACAAAGCAGATATAGAACGCTACAAACAAAAACCTATGGATATAATCTGTCAAGAAGCCGTGCAGGCAAGAGACAACGGTGCACTTGGATTTTGTCTCGTTACCGCCGACAAAGGTCTCACTGATAAAACATTGGCATTTGTCTGCAATGTTGCAAAAGAGGTGCAAAAAGTAGCGCCCCAGCTGCGTCTGATTGCATGTAATGGTACAGCAAGTGTTGAGCAGCTTCTTGTCTTAAAAGAAGCAGGCATCAAAGCCTACAATCATAACCTTGAAACCAGTGAAGCCTTTTATCCTCAGATTTGCACAACGCATCCTTGGAGTGAGCGATATGAAACCTGCCAAAACGTCAATGAAGCAGGTTTAGTGCTCATAAGCGGCGGAATTTTCGGGCTGGGCGAATCGCAAGAAGACAGAATCTCAATGCTAAGTTCTCTTAAATCACTTAATCCTACTTCTGTGCCTATTAACTTTTACCATCATAATGTAGCACTTGAACTCGAGCCAAATCCGTTAACGACAGATGAAGCGCTCGCACTTATAAGACTCACAAAAAAGACACTTTGTGATGCTGATAGAATTATGGTTGCAGGCGGTCGCGAGCTTATGTTTGGATCGCGTCAGGCGGAGATTTTTGAAAACGGTACAAACTCTATTGTTATAGGAAACTACTTGACAACAAAAGGTCGAGTAATGAGTCAGGATTTAGAGATGCTCAAAGCACTCGGTCTTGATGTAGCCAAACGCGTATAA
- a CDS encoding metallophosphoesterase family protein, with protein sequence MKIGILSDTHKKVKKAKAALDMLLQNGAEFIIHAGDIVEKEILDLLKECEKKYIAVYGNNDAHLVEYHNKYHLVQEPYYFKLANTKFKLMHLPFYMSNDAQVIIFGHTHKFEVEFIKGVLFLNPGEVCARNKPTSECAMLEVLEDEFIVNYYTQNKKEESYSVNKTFSYKRQKQ encoded by the coding sequence ATGAAGATAGGTATACTCTCAGATACCCATAAAAAGGTTAAAAAAGCCAAAGCGGCTCTTGATATGCTTTTACAAAACGGTGCTGAGTTTATTATACATGCCGGAGATATTGTTGAAAAAGAAATACTTGACCTGCTTAAAGAGTGCGAAAAAAAGTATATTGCCGTATATGGGAACAATGATGCCCATTTGGTTGAGTATCACAACAAATACCATTTAGTTCAAGAACCCTATTATTTTAAACTGGCAAATACAAAGTTTAAGCTTATGCACCTGCCATTTTATATGAGCAATGATGCCCAAGTCATTATTTTTGGACATACTCATAAGTTTGAAGTGGAGTTTATCAAGGGTGTTCTTTTTTTAAATCCCGGTGAAGTATGTGCAAGAAACAAGCCAACTTCTGAATGTGCTATGCTTGAAGTACTCGAAGATGAATTTATAGTAAACTACTATACACAAAACAAAAAAGAAGAAAGTTACAGTGTAAACAAAACTTTTTCATATAAAAGGCAAAAGCAGTGA
- the topA gene encoding type I DNA topoisomerase, translating to MNLIIVESPAKAKTIKNFLGKDYDVIASKGHIRDLPKSRFGITLDEETHELVPKYSVAKENAPTVKEIKEKAKKADTIYIATDEDREGEAIGWHIAHAIKKDPLELPRIVFHEITKTAIKHALESARKIDMDMVNAQQARRLLDRIVGYKLSPLLASKIQKGLSGGRVQSSTLKLVVDREREIKAFVPQEYWSIDTVFKTNIDANLIKHKDKKLSKLSIENKEQAETITQSVKNDNFTIAKIETKQRKSSTPPPFMTSTLQQTASSKLGFTPKKTMMIAQTLYEGVKTPDGTSGVITYMRTDSLNLAQEAVGAVRGIIENRYGKKYLPKEPKIYTKKAKGAQEAHEAIRPTMLQFTPEVAQSFLKADEIKLYRLIYERFMACQMEDAIFEQQSIIFKGNENEFRASGRKLIFDGFYAVTGTEDKDKLLPTLKEGEKAEIQSVKPEQHFTEPPSRYSEASLIKKLEAEGVGRPSTYAPTIATLSNRTYVTIEKKQIIPTEIAFTVTEILEKNFPNIVDINFTAEMEEELDEIAEGKVDWQKLLLEFYEKFMKQIEEGKENIVSLKLAKPLGRTCPKCGEHELLLRSGRFGNFIACSGFPKCKYTEQCDEEGNAVEKKETTADEKCDKCGADMIVKNGRNGEFLACSNYPECKNTKSINVEEKVSETPCPDCGGKISLKNSRRGPFWGCENYPDCKFISKFEPTTIKCKEEGCSGVLAPRTYRNKEVYECVKCKARTPKEEIDTKK from the coding sequence TTGAACTTAATAATCGTCGAATCACCCGCAAAAGCAAAGACTATCAAGAACTTTTTAGGCAAGGACTATGATGTTATTGCCTCCAAAGGACACATTAGAGATCTGCCAAAATCGCGTTTTGGAATTACACTTGATGAAGAAACACATGAACTTGTTCCTAAGTATTCAGTTGCAAAAGAGAATGCTCCCACTGTTAAAGAGATAAAAGAAAAAGCCAAAAAAGCCGACACTATCTACATCGCGACCGATGAGGACCGCGAGGGTGAAGCTATAGGCTGGCACATCGCCCATGCTATCAAAAAAGACCCGCTTGAGTTGCCTCGTATTGTTTTTCATGAGATTACAAAAACGGCCATCAAACATGCTTTAGAGTCTGCGCGTAAAATAGATATGGACATGGTAAATGCCCAACAGGCACGTCGTCTGCTTGACCGTATAGTAGGGTATAAGCTCTCTCCGCTTTTAGCATCAAAGATTCAAAAAGGGCTTTCAGGCGGTCGTGTTCAATCTTCAACACTCAAACTTGTAGTTGACCGTGAACGTGAAATAAAAGCCTTTGTTCCTCAAGAATACTGGAGCATTGACACCGTTTTTAAAACAAATATTGATGCAAACTTAATAAAACACAAAGATAAAAAGCTCTCAAAACTCTCTATTGAGAACAAAGAGCAGGCAGAGACAATTACTCAAAGTGTAAAAAATGATAATTTTACAATTGCTAAAATCGAAACAAAACAGAGAAAATCATCAACACCGCCGCCGTTTATGACATCAACACTGCAGCAGACTGCATCAAGTAAGCTTGGATTTACACCGAAAAAGACGATGATGATAGCCCAAACTCTCTATGAAGGTGTAAAAACTCCTGATGGAACTTCAGGTGTCATTACCTATATGAGAACGGATTCACTGAACCTCGCACAAGAAGCCGTGGGCGCTGTCCGCGGCATCATAGAAAACCGTTACGGCAAAAAGTACCTGCCGAAAGAGCCGAAAATTTATACAAAAAAAGCTAAAGGTGCACAAGAAGCACACGAGGCTATTCGTCCTACCATGCTGCAGTTCACACCTGAAGTAGCACAAAGCTTTTTAAAAGCGGATGAGATTAAACTCTACCGTCTAATATATGAGCGTTTCATGGCCTGCCAAATGGAAGATGCGATTTTCGAGCAGCAAAGCATCATCTTTAAGGGCAATGAAAATGAATTCCGTGCAAGCGGGCGCAAGCTGATATTTGACGGTTTTTATGCGGTAACGGGTACAGAAGACAAAGATAAACTTTTACCTACACTCAAAGAGGGTGAAAAAGCCGAAATACAAAGCGTAAAACCTGAGCAGCACTTTACAGAGCCGCCGTCTCGTTATTCTGAAGCGAGTTTGATTAAAAAGCTTGAAGCTGAGGGTGTTGGGCGCCCTTCAACTTATGCGCCGACGATTGCCACACTTTCAAACCGTACTTATGTAACGATAGAAAAAAAACAGATCATACCTACTGAGATTGCTTTTACCGTTACAGAAATATTAGAGAAAAACTTTCCAAACATCGTTGACATTAATTTTACGGCTGAGATGGAAGAAGAACTTGATGAGATTGCAGAAGGTAAAGTAGACTGGCAAAAACTTCTGTTGGAGTTTTATGAAAAGTTTATGAAACAGATAGAAGAGGGTAAAGAAAACATCGTCTCTTTAAAGCTTGCAAAACCGCTTGGACGCACTTGTCCTAAATGTGGAGAGCATGAGTTACTGCTTAGAAGCGGACGTTTTGGAAACTTTATCGCATGTAGCGGTTTTCCTAAATGTAAATACACAGAACAGTGTGACGAAGAAGGCAATGCAGTTGAGAAAAAAGAGACAACTGCCGATGAAAAATGTGACAAATGCGGCGCAGATATGATAGTGAAAAATGGCCGTAACGGTGAATTTTTGGCATGTTCAAATTACCCAGAGTGTAAAAACACAAAGAGCATCAATGTCGAAGAAAAAGTAAGTGAAACACCGTGTCCTGACTGTGGCGGAAAAATCAGCCTGAAAAACTCTCGCAGAGGTCCTTTTTGGGGATGTGAAAATTACCCTGATTGTAAATTCATCTCGAAGTTTGAACCTACGACTATTAAATGTAAAGAAGAAGGATGCAGCGGAGTTTTAGCACCTCGAACGTACAGAAATAAAGAGGTTTATGAGTGTGTGAAGTGTAAGGCACGTACACCAAAAGAAGAGATAGATACAAAAAAATGA
- a CDS encoding type II toxin-antitoxin system PemK/MazF family toxin yields the protein MFKRGNIYLAKLYPSKGHKVCKTRPVLVLQTNLLNDIGHTTCIILPLTTSLVENSFPLRLRVQLRDKLLKTSEILCDQIRTIDNTRLQSEVITSLSQQELLEIEQRVQIILDFA from the coding sequence ATGTTTAAACGGGGGAATATATATCTGGCAAAACTTTATCCTTCAAAAGGTCATAAAGTTTGTAAGACACGACCTGTTTTGGTACTCCAAACAAACTTACTTAATGATATTGGGCATACTACATGTATTATTTTACCGCTTACGACATCTTTGGTTGAAAACTCTTTTCCTTTACGTTTGAGGGTACAACTAAGAGACAAACTCTTAAAAACTTCAGAAATTTTATGTGACCAGATTAGGACCATTGACAACACTAGACTCCAATCAGAAGTCATAACTTCACTATCCCAACAGGAACTTTTAGAGATTGAACAAAGAGTGCAAATTATTTTAGATTTTGCATAA
- a CDS encoding ribbon-helix-helix protein, CopG family, with protein sequence MKTITLKTEDTFFEHVTELAKSLHLSKSELIRKAIREYEKHIKKEALRKQIEQASFNVRVSNSEVTLDMDNTITDGLEHV encoded by the coding sequence ATGAAAACTATTACACTCAAGACAGAAGATACTTTTTTTGAACATGTGACGGAACTGGCAAAGAGTCTGCATCTTAGTAAAAGTGAGCTCATCCGAAAAGCTATTAGAGAGTATGAAAAACATATCAAAAAAGAAGCCTTACGTAAACAGATAGAACAAGCATCTTTTAATGTCAGGGTATCTAATAGTGAAGTGACACTCGATATGGATAATACAATTACAGACGGATTGGAACATGTTTAA
- a CDS encoding type II toxin-antitoxin system PemK/MazF family toxin has translation MVGDIYYINMPYSDFTKSKGRPVLVFQSISKDDFLILPLTSNLSREGIKITTEDIADGSLKKDSVIIVPKLTAVDSSLIKGSKFIASLKEKSFLHVKKTLCEKLEC, from the coding sequence ATGGTAGGAGATATCTACTACATAAACATGCCCTACTCTGACTTTACTAAAAGTAAAGGACGTCCCGTTTTGGTTTTTCAAAGCATATCAAAAGATGATTTTCTCATTTTGCCGCTTACAAGTAACCTCTCACGAGAAGGCATTAAAATAACAACTGAGGATATTGCAGACGGCTCGCTTAAAAAAGATTCTGTCATCATAGTTCCTAAATTAACAGCAGTAGACAGCTCCTTAATAAAAGGCTCAAAGTTTATAGCATCACTCAAAGAAAAGAGCTTCTTACATGTAAAGAAAACCCTTTGTGAAAAACTAGAATGTTAA
- a CDS encoding type II toxin-antitoxin system Phd/YefM family antitoxin: MHKISASELKQNSMRLQEALRDDLLITKRDKPFVVVMDYEKYKKIQNTQDEWSFWSDNEIDNFGKIAIGLSKNNFDDEDEDYSQW, from the coding sequence ATGCATAAAATATCTGCTTCAGAACTAAAACAAAACTCTATGAGACTCCAAGAAGCACTGCGTGATGATTTGCTTATAACCAAAAGAGACAAACCTTTTGTTGTTGTAATGGACTATGAAAAATACAAAAAGATACAAAACACGCAAGATGAATGGAGTTTTTGGAGTGACAATGAAATTGACAATTTTGGAAAGATTGCCATCGGTCTGAGTAAAAATAATTTTGATGATGAAGATGAGGACTACTCACAATGGTAG